Genomic segment of Polycladomyces abyssicola:
TTTTTTTAATCAAGCAGCTTTGACGGTCTTTTTAGTATAATCGTATACGACACCCAGAATATCAAAAACTGTTTTTTTCTCATAGCGGTGAGATTTTCGCCCATTCTTTTCTATTAAATAGAAGAGGCGAATCAGAATCTTTGATAACTCTTGGGTGTTTTCTTGTATCGACTGATGAATCAATAAAAAATAGCTTTGAATCATATAGAAGGCCTTGTATTCACTCAACTCTTTACGCTTCTTGCGAAGCAAGAGTTCTCTCATGCGAAACATGGTAGAAGAGCATAAGAAGATAGCGATCAGCTGACCATAGAGATAGCATCCCATTCGTTCATTTTTAATGTCTTTACAGTGATCGATCTTGAAAATCGATTTCCAAGTTTTAAACAGAATCTCGACCTGCCATCTCAGCGAGTATAGGTCATGAACTTGTTCCTTCGGAACAAGTTCCCAAGGGATGTTGGTGATATATGTATTGATTTCAGTCAAACGTTTGCTACGCTCTGAGTATGTCATTCCTTTTTTCTTCTCTTTATAGGCTTGGTCCTTTCTTCTTTTCTTGACTTGTTCTTCCGTTAGTCGATAGAGGATGACTCTAGCAGGTAGTTTCTTGTCCCTGCCGATATAAGCATTTGGAATCTCCAGTGTTTCACCTGGTTGCATGTCATTCATGATCTCTTCTAAATCTAGTAGGATATATTCCGTTTGTTTCTTGATCGATCCATCTTTAAAATACTCGGGAGCTGGATTCTTTTTGTATATCTTGTTATTGAGCTTTAGACGGGACACATAGAAAACACCCCTTTGATCCATCTGATCCAGATCCACGAGTGAGAAGTATCCTAAGTCACGGATACATAGGTCACCAGGTCTAAGAGTATCTAGGCAAGTTGTACCAAATGTTTTATCATTATTTTTTCCAGGTTCCACTTGAAGATTCAGAAACTGACCACTGTGTAACTCATATTCCAATTGAATTTTGACACCTGCTGTATGACCACAACCTCCTGCTCCTGGATAATCTTCCTTAAACGAATCTGGTATTTGAAAGGTCGTCGAATCAAGAATGCGGATACGCTGAAACAGTGATAAAAGCTTGCTTGAAATGGGGGTTATTGATCCTATTTCTGATTTCAACAAAAGAGTAAACAGGCTTTGAAGAAATTTCACTGCATGACTTTTGAAACGTTGATTGAGCCCTTCAGGGCTCATCAGTACTCCATTCGAAGCTTCTAGTTGACTACATAGTTTGTTTAGGGAAGTGCTAGCAATATTTCGACTCACCCAAACACACAAAGTCACTAAGTCTATTGCACGGTATTTACTCTTCCTTTGAACGAATCCCTTTTCTTTTGCCAACTGCTCAAGAGCAGCTGATGATAAATGTTTTTGTAATTCTTCCGCAAATAGGTTTAGTTCATGTTGAATCGGAAGATTCATTGCGAAACGCCATCCTTTCCTATATTCCTATAGAAAGAATAGCGTTTTTCTGATGTTAAGACTATTCTATTTTCTTGGCTTGATGGCGATGGGGTATGGCAACCAAAAGCGAAATATAGGGCCAGATGCAAGGCAGCCCCTCAGCGTCTTCACTTTTCCTCTACTGGGATTATTGTCCCAGGATTCTGTTTATCGCCGTGAATTTATTTCAGGATTGTCCGTATGACCGCTTAGCCGGCCAAGATCCTTGAAGTTTGCAGATTTGTATGATTTGTCCGGTGTGATACGCATCGTGAAGAATGAGACTGTATAACCACATGCCGACAGGGTGTTTCGAAACTTCGCGCTCCAAGTCGTAACTGCTGTACCCAGCAATGATGTTGCGAATCGATTGATGTACGTCGTCCAGTTTCTTAACAGATTCTTCCCAAGCGGACGGTTCCACGGAAGTGACGGCAAATGTGTCGTCGTTTGTCAAGCCTTGAGGATACTCGGTTTCTTCACCCGTTAGAAACTTCAGGAACCATTCCTTGTAAAACGTCAAATGGCGAACGTTCTCCCAGATCGTATGGATCGGCGCGCCTTCAGGCTTCCAATTCGCTTGCTCCGCCGTAACGCCTTTGAGCGTATCGGCCAACGGCGGATACCAGTCTTCTTTGTCGTAACCAATTTCCCATCCGTGCAGTAAAAATGCTTTCTTGTCCATACGATTCCTCCTGAAATAAAAATATGTAACGACTAAAAATTAAATTGATAGTTACAACATAGTATCACATGCGGCCAGAAGGAGTACCCACCGATAAATGTACTCAGATATAGAAAAGTTTATGTCCTAAAATTACATGTATCTCCCCCGAACCCCTATAGAGGCTCAGAATAATTATTTTTGTTTTTTATCTAACTCCCGTGGTGGGGTAGTACCCATGCCCATCAAGCTAAGCAAAATGGATACCCCCAAAACGAGAAAATGAGCTTCTTTGTTACAAGAAAGCCCAAAATTTCGTTCTGGGGGTACTATAAAACTTTAACTTGATAGGCATGGGGAAGGAACAGCTTTCCCTGGCAAATAGAAACCGGCTCCTGATCATGGTTTGTCAGCAATTAGGCGGGTAATTCCCACTGGTCTTACACCCCGACGAAACCGCCGAACAGTTGAATCATCCAAACCGTGATCTTAGACATCAGGTTGAAGTACAACAATACTCCCAATATGACCATCACACCTCCGCCTACTTTCATGATGCGTGCGGAGTGGCGCAGGATCCAACGTGTTCGGCCTAAGAAAAAAGCCATGACAAAAAACGGGATGGCAAAACCGAGCGTGTATGCAGTAATGTAACTCAGTCCCGCACTGGGGTTGGAGGCGGACAGCATCAACACGGAAGCGAAAATTGGCCCGACGCACGGTGTCCAGCCGGCGGCGAAACCGATGCCAATCAACGTGGAACCGAGGTAGCCCATCCTGCGGCTCGAGATTTCCAGTCGTTTTTCCCGCATGAGAAAAGCGGGTTGAAACACTCCCATCAGGAACAAGCCCATCACCGCAATCAATACAGCACCCAGCATGCGGATGGTTTCTTTGTAATCCTCAAAAAACTGTCCAAGCCGAGTGGCTGAAAAACCAAGGGCGTAAAAAATGATGGAAAAGCCCAAGATGAAAAATAATGTGTGTGAGGCCACTGCCCGCCGAACATTGGCCGTCCGATTTTCTCTGAGTTCACTTACCGAGATTCCCGTGATGTAAGACAGATACGACGGATACAGCGGGAGACAGCATGGTGAGATGAACGACAGCGCTCCCGCGCCAAAAGCCAGCCACCAAGACAAATCCGACATTTTCTCATCCCTCCGGTCGGGTTAAAGAGTCCAGTACACGCTTCACTTCCTGCGAAGTGACGGGCCCTGTTTTCTTCCATACGATCACGCCTTTGGCGTCCACGATATAGGTTGTTGGGAGCCCCAAGGCAACATATTTTTCCGTCACTTCTCCCGTCTTGTCTTTCAGCACGGGAAAGGTCAACCCATATTGTTTGAGAAAGCCAGAAACATCGGCTTCACTGCCCTCCTGATACGTGGAATTCACGATAAAAAAGTCCACCCGATTCTTGTATTGCTGGTATATGGATTGCAACGTAGGCATTTCCTCTCGGCACGGTGGGCACCACGTCGCCCAAAAATTGATCAGGGCGGGTTTGCCGTTCCGCTTGGACAGGTCCATCTTATGTCCGTCCAAAGTTGGCAAAGCAAAGACGGGAGCGCGATCGCCTTTTTGCAAACCTGGCTCCTCCTGGGCGGGCGTTTGATTTATCTTTGGCTTCTGTACTTGCGTCGAGGACGATGCTTGCGCCGACTGATCGGAACGATCCTTTTTCCCGCCGTGCCAGAAGGCCCCGATCAGCGCGGCGACGATCACAAGCCCGATCACTCCGTTTTTCCAAGCGTTCGTTTGCCGAGACATCTTTGCGCCTCCTCTATACATCTAGCCTTTGTTACGTGACAGCAGTAAATCGTAGATGCTCACGGGATATCCTCACAAATGGATGCCATGAGAAAAAAGGGGATGGCTCCCCTTAAAAATCGATCATTTTATCCTTGGCGGTCATCTTACCAGCCATAGTCCGTTCAGCGATAAAAGTCCGCTCCATCTCCGCAAACAGCCCCAGTATGGTGACCATTGCTTTGGTCATAATGTCGTTACTCAGTCGAGTATCGATCCCATGACAAAGACTGACTAGATGAATTTCCCAATCTTGAAATAACTCATATGTGCATACCACGTCCGTAATGGATCGAGACAACGACGGTATCCCCCGGCTGTATCAGATCCATCAGCCGGCGAAACTCGGAGCGGTCCGTAATGTTCTTGCCGGATGCTTTCTCTCGGAATAGTTCATCTACCCCGAACCTTTCTAACTCCTTTATCTGAATTTCCAAGTCCTGATGCACCGCGGACACCCGTGTGTATCCATACACTTTTTCTGATGTTTTTACCGAAATGTCCCGACCCGTTCTCTTGTCGGTGTAATGTGTTCTTTGATCGCGATGTGGATGATCTTTTTGATTGAGGGTTTGGGTGCCATTTTGACCAAGGTGATGGAGACTCCCCGATTCCTTCGGGTACAATCTCTTTTTCCACCAGGAATGAAAGGGCGAACCCGTTCCAGCCCTGGGCCAAAGTGCCGACAAGTAGGATAGGAGATGGTGAGAATGAGATCGGATACAGGGACACACGATCCGTTTGAAAAGAGACCTGTAAAACTGTTTTCACTTCATCCGTATCCTTTTGGCGATTTGAATCGTTTATATGGTGTCAAAGGAAAGGAGGGCGATCAAGTGTTTAACACTAATGACTCAATGCGGTCGTCTGAAGGATCTGAATCGGATGTCCATGAACGCCTCTCGACCCTTCGTGACCACTTGCTCCGTTACTGTGAGTTCCTAAGCGGATCCCGTCACGAGGCAGAAGATGTGGTTCAGACGACTCTAATCAAAGCACTTCCGGTCCTAAAAGGGGCAGAAAAGCATCCAAATGTTTCTGCATTGCTACGGCGTATCGCAAAAAACACGTGGCTGGATCACGTTCGTAAACAGAGAAAGTTTCGGCCATACAATCCTATGGAACTGTACGCAGTCTGCGGTTCCATGCCACCAGAGGATCGATTGGAAGTGGAAGCGGCATTACAAGTGATTCAACAACTTACTGCGCAGCAGCGAGCTGTCTTTCTTTTATGTGAGGTTTTCGAGTACACGGATAGAGAAGCCGGAGAACTCCTCGGAATGAACCGAGGTGCCGTGAAAGCGACTCTACATCGTGCGAAAGTACGATTAATTTCTATGAAAGAGCTCCTGCCTGAAAGAGACGACGGCGTGCAGAATGAGATTCTACAAGCGTACGTTGCAGCATTTTATGCAGCCGACATAACGACACTAATGCATCTATGCCAGGGTGGGATACTCGATCCGGTGCATGCAACCAGCAAAGTCCTGACATTCGCTCAAAGACAAACGAATGCGAGAAGGACAAACGGCGGAACTCAGATGTCCATTTTGGCAGCAGCGTAACGTCTGGCATCAAAAGGGGGGCTTGTTTATGGGACTCATTCCGTACGTGATCGAGCAAACCAGCCGAGGTGAGCGAAGTTACGATATCTACTCACGACTTCTGAAAGACCGGATTGTCATCGTGGGCTCAGCCATTGATGATGACCTGGCAAACTCGGTCGTGGCACAACTGCTATTCCTTGCCGCAGATGATCCAGAAAAGGACATTCAAATGTATATCAATAGCCCTGGTGGGTTGGTCACAGCCGGCTTCGCCATCTACGACACGATGCAGCACATCAAACCCGACGTATCCACCATCTGTGTCGGGATGGCGGCGAGCTTTGGTGCCGTTTTACTGACAGCGGGCGCCAAGAGCAAGCGGTTTGCACTTTCAAACAGTGAGGTCATGATTCACCAGCCACTCGGCGGGGCGAGAGGTCAGGCTTCTGACATTAAGATTCATGCCGACTGGATGCTCAAAACTCGGGAGAAAATCAATCGGACCCTGGCGAAGCATACTGGGCAAACAGTGGAACGGATTGCGACGGATACGGATAGGGATCGGTTCATGAGTGCAGAGGATGCGAAGACCTACGGCCTGATCGACGATGTGATTGTTTGATAGACAAATAGAAATGGAGATGCGGATATGCGAATTCTGATTTTGGGCGGCACGGAGTTCTTAGGACGTCACTTGGTTGAAGCGGCACTTGCGAAGGGGCACGAAGTGACGCTGTTTAACCGAGGAAAATCCAATCCACATTTGTTTCCGGACGTGGAGAAGCTGCGGGGCGACCGGGACGGAAACTTGGATGCGCTTCGTGGACGGTACTGGGATGCAGTGATTGACCCGAGCGGCTATGTGCCACGGATCGTTCGGCAATCGGTCCAGTTGTTAGAAGACGCCGTGGGCCACTATACCTTTGTTTCGAGTATCTCCGTCTATGCTGACTTCACCCAGGTCGGTATGGATGAGAACGCATCGGTTGGGAAGTTAGACGACGAAACGAACGAGGACGTAAACCGGTTCTACGGTCCGCTCAAGGCGCTCTGCGAACGTGAAGTTCAATCCGTATTCGGCGAGCGAGCACTTGTGATCAGGCCGGGGCTGATTGTTGGACCATACGACCCTACAGATCGTTTTACGTATTGGGTTCGACGGTTTTCACAAGGTGTAGAGGTTTTGGTGCCGGGGCGTCGGGATCGACCAATTCAATTCATCGATGTTAGGGACTTAGCCAAGTGGATGATCACGATGGTAGAGCGACGGTCAAACGGTATTTTCAATGCAACCGGGCCAAAGGAAAAGTTCACGATGGAAGAGTTTGTTCGTGAATTGGAGAATAGTATCCCATTGTCCGGGAGAGCAACATGGGTCAGTGAAGACTTCCTCTGGGACAAGGGTGTAAAGGAGTGGACTGAGTTGCCGCTCTGGATTTCAGATAAGAAGAATTATCCGGGATTTCTGACGATAAACGTGAATCGGGCGAATGCTCATGGACTGACTTTCCGACCTCTCCTACAAACGATTATGGAAACCCTTCGATGGGACCAGACACGTCCACAGGAGACGGCACTCAAGGCAGGAATGAGTCGTGAACGGGAGTCCGAGTTGTTACGGGAATGGAAGGAGTGGGATGCGAGGTGAAGAACGAAACCAGCTGAAAGTGGTGGCCATCTATGACATCCACGGCAATCTGCCGCCACTATGTGGCTTGGGACCGGATCCTGGATAAGTCGTGGCTTCGTTGACTGGTCAGCCGGATTAGAAAGGGTTAGGAGGCAATCGACGGACACCAAAAACCTGGCCCTGCGTTAAGGGCTCAGGGTTTTTTTAAGAAAAGTCGCATATCGTTGGCCCAGAAAGGATGAATAAGGACATGCCTACCGTGGCAGTGACGAAGGAGAGAAAAAGATGAAAATCAAGCTGATTCGTCATGCGACATTTCAGATCCGATATGCGGGGGTTGAGCTTCTCGTAGACCCCATGTTGAGCAAGGCAGGATCGCTCCCCCCTACAACTAATACCCCCAACCAACGATCCAATCCATTAGTGTCACTTCTACATCCCGATGTGATTTTGCTAACTCATTTGCACCGGGATCACTTTGATGATGAAGCAGTTAATCGTTTGCCTAAGCATATACCCATACTTTGCCAACCGCCTGATCAAGAAAGTCTACATAAGAAAGGATTTATGGATGTGCGGCCAATCAACAAACAAGTTTCTTATAAGGGAATTCGGTTTAGTCGCACAGGTGGTCAGCATGCGACGGGAGAGATCGGGCAAAAGATGGGACCTGTTTCTGGATTTGTATTACAAGCACAGGGGGAGCCAAGCCTGTATCTGACGGGGGATACGATCTGGTGTCCCGAGGTTGAGACAGCGCTTATGACTTATCGGCCAGAGGTGGTCGTCGTCTTTGCAGGAGCGGCCCAATTTCTAACAGGAGACCCGATTACGATGGCAAAAGAGGATGTTCGCAAGTTGCGTCAGGCCGTCCCAAACAGTGAGATCACTGTGGCTCATATGGAGGTGTGGAACCACTGTTTGTTAACAAGAGAGGAATTGAAACGTGATTTGGCTGATCAAGGGTTGATAGAAGGAGTATGGGTTCCTGAAGATGGGGAAGAAAGGGAGTTCTTCAGATAGAGATTCATGTAAAAATCTGGAGCTTTGTTCGAGGTGGTGGATAGGGAGGGCTTATTTCGGAGCTGGTCCTTCAGTGGAGTAGAACGGGTGGCCACGGCGGTGCCGCGATCGGCCGACTTGGCGAGGCTGGGGAGAGGAAGATAAAAAACGGGGTGCTGAATAGGAACAAGTTCTAAGGCGGACATATCCTTCCCGAAAACCAGGCCTTGTTGTCCGTTGAAAATGTGATAGTGACGATATAAGGTGATAGTTGGGGCTGAATGAGGCTTCAACTTTGAAAAGCGAAACAAAAAGCCGGTTCACTACTCTCTTTTAGAGTCCTTCCTTAACGACATAAATAAATGAGATTGAGGGGTAACATAGACGATGCTGAAGAGAAGAACGCCCGCAAAAAAATCTGCTGAAGGAATTTATGTCCTAGACAAGATAAAAATCGGTAAAGTGGATCAATGGGTGATGATCCGTGGAGCAAACAAAACTCATCCGGTTTTGTTCTTCCTGCACGGTGGTCCCGGTGCGGCTCAGATCGGTTTTGCTCGCCCTTTCCAGGAGGCGTTGGAAGAAAACTTTGTCGTGGTTAACTGGGATCAACGGGGGGCGGGCTTGTCCTATTCAAAACAGGTAGCGCGCGAGACAATGAATATCAAGCAATTCCTTTCTGATACATTAGAAGTGGTTGAATGGGTGTGCCAGTCGCTGAAGAAGAAAAAAGTGTATTTAGTGGGTCATTCATGGGGGACCTTGCTGGGAATGCTGGCAATTCAGAAACGGCCTGATTTATTCTATGCATACTATGGAGTGAGCCAAGTAGTGAGTTACTTGGAAAGCGATCGGCTGTCATACAAATATTTGTTAAAGCGGGCAAAAGAGACGAACCATGCAAAAGCGCTCAAACAACTTCAAGCCATTGGAGCTCCCCCTTGGAATAATCTTAGATATGATCGGGTTCATCAAAAATGGATAAACGAATTTGGAGTGGGATTATCTCGCAAACCGGCGATGGTCGGAAACATTTTCATGAAGATACTGCTTGCTCCTGAGTACCGTCTCTTTGACGTTGTCAGGCACCTTTACGGACAATACTTCAGTTTGAAACTGATGCAAGAAGAAATGCGCAATCTCCATTTAGAAAAAGAAGTTCAAAAAGTTCAAGTTCCCGTCATCTTCTGCGAGGGACGTCACGATTATATTGCTCCTTTTGAATTGGCAGAAGCCTATTATCAAAAGCTGGAGGCACCAGAGAAGAAATGGATTTGGTTTGAGCACTCCGCTCACTCGCCCCACTTCGAGGAAGCACAAAAATTTAATCAAGTGATCTTGGAAAAGGCCAGATACCACTAACACTCTAATATTAGTAATGTATTAAGCCTTTTGACAGCTATTCTTTCATTTTTTTACAATCCAAAAGCTTTTGGGGGTCCTGAGCGTGATGTCCTGGGAGCCTATAGGGCCAATTTTTTTAGTCCGGTGACCCCTATTAGATTGTTGCTGATGGGGCTGGAGTGGTGGGTTGGGCCGCCCAGTGCCCTCACAAAGGGGTATCCCAATAGGGGTACACTTATAAGGGTACTGCCAGCAATTTGACAAAATCCTACGCTAAGCAACTGGCAAGAGGCGATTGACACCGATCTCCTAGGCAGATCGGCGGCGAGGCAACGAACCGTCGAGAGCCTGATCTACCCGACATCCAAATTTTGGTTTCGTTACTACTCATAGGCCTACGTACAGCTATATTGGATAGAGATATTATGGTAACATTCGAATAATTAGATGTAATCCTATTTCCAAAAGAAAGGGAGAGTTTCATGAAACAAGTAGTGAAACGCTTCTTCGAAGGTGGTATTAGTGTCGTTCTTCTATTTATTGCAATAGGTACCCTATATACGATGGTAGGTAGCTTATATGGTTGGCCTTCAGTCACGTGGAATGGGATGGAGTTAAATGTGTATGCTCCAACAAATATGGAGGCTGAGTTCCATTGGAATATCCTGTTGCTTGCCTTTTTAATAGGCGGGACGCTGGCAGTGGTACTCCATCGCAGATCAGCGGGAAGCAGTGAAGAAAGTCAATTATGAGGGACGAAGTCGGTACCGATGACAAACCCGATTTATAGGCCGGCACGGTTGGAAGTTCGCTCCCTTTGTGTCACGAGTAGAGGAGCAAGTCGGAAACCGTGTCCAGCGGCATTACGAGATTTTTGTCAACAGCCTCGACGCCGGGGCTCCCGGCGTTTTTTACAAAAAAAGGGGAAATTCGGAGGACACCATGATCGATCAGTTTGAAACCGAACGTATCTTGGCCAGACCCATTCGCGAGAATGAACTGCCCGCCTTCCTCGACGTGATCCGCAGCAACCGCTTTTTCCTGCAAGTGACGGAAGGTTGCCCCGACTACCCCCTGTCCAAGCTGGAGAAAGACTGGAAAGAAGCGAACGAGAACCCAGATGAATGTATGCTAGGCCTGTTTGAAAAGAAGACGGAAACGGCCGCCGGCATTCTGACCTACCTGAAGCGTAACCCCAGGGACGGCTTCCCCTGGATCGGTTTCCTCATCTTCCGGCGGGATCTACACGGCCAAGGCCTGGGCCGTGAAGTCACCGAACACTTCCTGGATCTCGCTCGCCGCCGGTTTGGATGGACCTCCGTCCGCCTCGGCGTCCTGCTCGGCAACCACCCCGCCCAAGCCGCCTGGACCCGCCTCGGCTTCCGCAAGGTGGAGATGAAGGAACTCTTCAACCTGCCGGAAGATCATGCGGGAGAACGGGTCGTCTGGGTGATGGAGCGGGAGCTGATTTCGGGGTGAATCCGGTTTTGATGGAGCCGCGTCGTTTTTGAGACTTTACGGTAAAGTGGAGGGAATTCATACGTAAAGTATTGGAGGAAGCCCTGAATTACATAAGAGCAGGGGACACCCCTTGTATTGCCTAATTCTCCCAGGATTGACGGGCGAATTGTCGGCAGGGTCAGGATCCGGTCCCAAGCCACATAGTGGCGGCAGATTGCCGTGGATGTCATAGATGGCCACCACTTTCAGCTGGTTTCGTTCTTCACCTCGCATCCCACTCCTTCCATTCCCGTAACAACTTGGTGCTGGGATCTCCTGGCCCCTCTTGAAAAGGACAATAAGCACCTCAGAGGCGAAATTTGAAGGGAATCTGAGGTGTTTGTAGGACAATATCTGGTAGATACCTTTATGGAGGAGAGCATGAAGATTATCAAACGTTATGGGGCATTTTTGATCTTGAATGCTGTTTTTCTCTTTATTTCGGGCATTCTTATTAATGCATTTGATTATTTTTATTTCATGCAGCATTTTGAACAGGGGACCGATTATTCACAATATCATGTATATTATCTCATCTTCATAGCCGCTCTAGTGATCTTCTTGATCAATGCTGTGTTTAAATTCCTGCTCAGATCCGAAATCAGAAACTGGATCCTTATCGTGATCAGCATTCTCATTCCCATGATCTCGTATGGTTCATTGGTTTGGACGGCGAACCTTATGTTTTAGCTAATCCTTGGGTAATGGTCATAAACATCAAATCTACGGACAACTGAGATTATGAGCCATTTCGTATTAAGTATTTGCTTAGTTCTGTTTGTTCGGCAGTGATCACCCCCAGAATTTCGAAACGCCCAAAGAGCTCTTGGAAACGGTGAGGATCAACGGTAAGACGATTCGAGATATCTTGCCAAAAGTAGAAGTCGATATGGTGTATTAAAGGAGCATGTCATCTGGGCGTTCGTATCCCCGTACGTAACTTCCAATAGTAAATTGATTGGACATAACATTGTGGATTTTGCCCAGCCTTTATTGCTGGGCTTTTTGGTCTAATTCGAGTCTCAAAAACGATCGTTTTTTGAGACTTCCCAACAGAGCCCCTTGTTGAAAGGAGCCAGTACCCTCAGTAAACCACCGGAAACATCTTCAGTCCTCGCATCCAAAAAGCTGGATCGCCACTCAAGCTGTTTTCGTGGCACGCCAAGCGCAAGACCGGGAATGCGCTTTATAAGGGTGGAAATGGCGATTTTTGCTTCCAATCGGGCAAGCGGAGCCCCAAGGCAATAGTGGATGCCATAACCGAACCCGATATGGGGATTATGCTTGCGGGTGATGTCCAAACGGTTCGGATCGGCAAATTGTCTCGGATCCCGGTTAGCCGAAGCGAGTGCCACAAGCACCATATCGCCCCTTTTGATTGTCTGGCCATGCATGGTGACCTCTTTACCCGCAAAACGGTTGGTGGCAAATTCGACCGGACTGTAATAACGCAAAAATTCCTCCACCGCCGATGGCATCCATTCAGGGTGATTTTTGAGAAGCTCCAATTGCTCAGGATTTTCGAACAAGGCCAACACGCCGTTTCCGATCAGGTTCACCGTTGTTTCATGGCCGGCGACGATCAGCAGGAAAATCATGGCATACAACTCTTTTTCCGTCAACTTCTCCCCTTCGGCTTCCGCATGCACAAGGCCCGAAATCAAATCTTCCGCCGGGTATCGCCGGCGATTTTCGATCAAATCACTTAAGTACGCTACAAACTCTTTGATCTGTGGAACCGCTTGCCGCATCTTTTCCGGATGGTTGGAAGCATCCACGATAGCATTGGACCAATCACGGAACTTCATGCGGTCATCAAG
This window contains:
- a CDS encoding TlpA family protein disulfide reductase — translated: MSRQTNAWKNGVIGLVIVAALIGAFWHGGKKDRSDQSAQASSSTQVQKPKINQTPAQEEPGLQKGDRAPVFALPTLDGHKMDLSKRNGKPALINFWATWCPPCREEMPTLQSIYQQYKNRVDFFIVNSTYQEGSEADVSGFLKQYGLTFPVLKDKTGEVTEKYVALGLPTTYIVDAKGVIVWKKTGPVTSQEVKRVLDSLTRPEG
- a CDS encoding MBL fold metallo-hydrolase, translated to MKIKLIRHATFQIRYAGVELLVDPMLSKAGSLPPTTNTPNQRSNPLVSLLHPDVILLTHLHRDHFDDEAVNRLPKHIPILCQPPDQESLHKKGFMDVRPINKQVSYKGIRFSRTGGQHATGEIGQKMGPVSGFVLQAQGEPSLYLTGDTIWCPEVETALMTYRPEVVVVFAGAAQFLTGDPITMAKEDVRKLRQAVPNSEITVAHMEVWNHCLLTREELKRDLADQGLIEGVWVPEDGEEREFFR
- a CDS encoding IS4 family transposase, with translation MNLPIQHELNLFAEELQKHLSSAALEQLAKEKGFVQRKSKYRAIDLVTLCVWVSRNIASTSLNKLCSQLEASNGVLMSPEGLNQRFKSHAVKFLQSLFTLLLKSEIGSITPISSKLLSLFQRIRILDSTTFQIPDSFKEDYPGAGGCGHTAGVKIQLEYELHSGQFLNLQVEPGKNNDKTFGTTCLDTLRPGDLCIRDLGYFSLVDLDQMDQRGVFYVSRLKLNNKIYKKNPAPEYFKDGSIKKQTEYILLDLEEIMNDMQPGETLEIPNAYIGRDKKLPARVILYRLTEEQVKKRRKDQAYKEKKKGMTYSERSKRLTEINTYITNIPWELVPKEQVHDLYSLRWQVEILFKTWKSIFKIDHCKDIKNERMGCYLYGQLIAIFLCSSTMFRMRELLLRKKRKELSEYKAFYMIQSYFLLIHQSIQENTQELSKILIRLFYLIEKNGRKSHRYEKKTVFDILGVVYDYTKKTVKAA
- a CDS encoding RNA polymerase sigma factor, which codes for MRSDTGTHDPFEKRPVKLFSLHPYPFGDLNRLYGVKGKEGDQVFNTNDSMRSSEGSESDVHERLSTLRDHLLRYCEFLSGSRHEAEDVVQTTLIKALPVLKGAEKHPNVSALLRRIAKNTWLDHVRKQRKFRPYNPMELYAVCGSMPPEDRLEVEAALQVIQQLTAQQRAVFLLCEVFEYTDREAGELLGMNRGAVKATLHRAKVRLISMKELLPERDDGVQNEILQAYVAAFYAADITTLMHLCQGGILDPVHATSKVLTFAQRQTNARRTNGGTQMSILAAA
- a CDS encoding cytochrome c biogenesis CcdA family protein — its product is MSDLSWWLAFGAGALSFISPCCLPLYPSYLSYITGISVSELRENRTANVRRAVASHTLFFILGFSIIFYALGFSATRLGQFFEDYKETIRMLGAVLIAVMGLFLMGVFQPAFLMREKRLEISSRRMGYLGSTLIGIGFAAGWTPCVGPIFASVLMLSASNPSAGLSYITAYTLGFAIPFFVMAFFLGRTRWILRHSARIMKVGGGVMVILGVLLYFNLMSKITVWMIQLFGGFVGV
- a CDS encoding GNAT family N-acetyltransferase, whose protein sequence is MIDQFETERILARPIRENELPAFLDVIRSNRFFLQVTEGCPDYPLSKLEKDWKEANENPDECMLGLFEKKTETAAGILTYLKRNPRDGFPWIGFLIFRRDLHGQGLGREVTEHFLDLARRRFGWTSVRLGVLLGNHPAQAAWTRLGFRKVEMKELFNLPEDHAGERVVWVMERELISG
- a CDS encoding alpha/beta fold hydrolase, with the protein product MLKRRTPAKKSAEGIYVLDKIKIGKVDQWVMIRGANKTHPVLFFLHGGPGAAQIGFARPFQEALEENFVVVNWDQRGAGLSYSKQVARETMNIKQFLSDTLEVVEWVCQSLKKKKVYLVGHSWGTLLGMLAIQKRPDLFYAYYGVSQVVSYLESDRLSYKYLLKRAKETNHAKALKQLQAIGAPPWNNLRYDRVHQKWINEFGVGLSRKPAMVGNIFMKILLAPEYRLFDVVRHLYGQYFSLKLMQEEMRNLHLEKEVQKVQVPVIFCEGRHDYIAPFELAEAYYQKLEAPEKKWIWFEHSAHSPHFEEAQKFNQVILEKARYH
- the clpP gene encoding ATP-dependent Clp endopeptidase proteolytic subunit ClpP, with protein sequence MGLIPYVIEQTSRGERSYDIYSRLLKDRIVIVGSAIDDDLANSVVAQLLFLAADDPEKDIQMYINSPGGLVTAGFAIYDTMQHIKPDVSTICVGMAASFGAVLLTAGAKSKRFALSNSEVMIHQPLGGARGQASDIKIHADWMLKTREKINRTLAKHTGQTVERIATDTDRDRFMSAEDAKTYGLIDDVIV
- a CDS encoding DinB family protein, translating into MDKKAFLLHGWEIGYDKEDWYPPLADTLKGVTAEQANWKPEGAPIHTIWENVRHLTFYKEWFLKFLTGEETEYPQGLTNDDTFAVTSVEPSAWEESVKKLDDVHQSIRNIIAGYSSYDLEREVSKHPVGMWLYSLILHDAYHTGQIIQICKLQGSWPAKRSYGQS
- a CDS encoding NAD-dependent epimerase/dehydratase family protein — translated: MRILILGGTEFLGRHLVEAALAKGHEVTLFNRGKSNPHLFPDVEKLRGDRDGNLDALRGRYWDAVIDPSGYVPRIVRQSVQLLEDAVGHYTFVSSISVYADFTQVGMDENASVGKLDDETNEDVNRFYGPLKALCEREVQSVFGERALVIRPGLIVGPYDPTDRFTYWVRRFSQGVEVLVPGRRDRPIQFIDVRDLAKWMITMVERRSNGIFNATGPKEKFTMEEFVRELENSIPLSGRATWVSEDFLWDKGVKEWTELPLWISDKKNYPGFLTINVNRANAHGLTFRPLLQTIMETLRWDQTRPQETALKAGMSRERESELLREWKEWDAR